AAAAAAAATTCAATTCATCCACAATTTGATAATTTAGAGAGTTCTGATAATAATTTTCTATCTAATCCTTCAAATTAAATTATTTCTTAGGAATATTAAGTAGCCTTAAAAAGGGTCTCTTAATATTGTAAATTAATCTAATAGTTAATGCAGTAAATAATGAGAGAAAGGTTGATAGGTTATTGGGCACTTTCATGGGTTGGGTTAATCAGCAATATAATTGCACTCCCAATAATCGCATTAATAATAAGTTATGGTCCTCCACTAAAAGTAGCGAATATAACACTTGCCATAAGTCTTGGATGGCCAGCTGCGATCGTTGGAATAGTTTCTTCAGCAGCTCTTTTAGCAGAGAAAAAATGGGGAGTAACTTTAACTCTAGTATCTCTATCAATGGTAATTTCTGGGACGGGGCCTTATTCAATGGTGAGACTCATTACTCTGAAAGATATTTTTGGAATTGGTGGGTTTACTCTTTTAACCACAATATTAAGTACATTAGCTCTTCTATATTGGTGTAATCCAAAACATCGAAGAAGTATAAGACTATAAAATTAGAAATCAAGAAAAAGTATTATTTTTGCTAGTTGGATATTGAATTCTTCTATGTCTTATTCTTTTCCAAACATTCAAGAATGCCCTTCTTATTAGAAAAATTTCTCCTTTCGATAAATTACTATCATCTAATTGCCCATCTTTTTGACGCGAGTAGATAATATTAGATATTGTTTTCAAAGCTTCTTTATCAGATGCATTAATATTCAAAGCTCTTAGTGCTGCTTCACATCCATCTGCAAGCATTAAAATCGCTGTTTCTTTTGATTGAGGGATAGGGCCTTTGTATCTAAAATTATATTCATTAATATCGAGATTTTTTTCTTTAGCTTTTTGAAAAAAATATCCCATTTTTAGTGTGCCTTGATGTTCAGGGATAAAATTTGTAATCAGTTTAGGTAGTCTATTTTTTCTTGCAAATTTCAATCCTTCATCAACATGTGCCTGTAATACTTCTGCACTTTTAATAGGATCATCTAATTCGTCATGCGGATTTTTTGAACCATCCTGATTTTCAATAAACCAATTAGGTGCATGTAATTTGCCAACATCATGATATAACCCTCCAGTTTTAATTAGATCAATATCACCACCAATAATTCTTGTTGCTTCCTCTGCTAAACCACATATAAGTAAGGTATGTTCAAAAGTACCAGGAGCTTCTAGAGACAATCTTCTAATTAGAGGTTTCTCCTTATCAGCTAATTCGAGTAATCTTGCTTTAGTTAATAATCCAAAAATCGATTCAAAAATAGGTATAAATAAGATTGTAAAAAGCATAGCTATTGCCAAAAGCAAGGAATCAGAAAATATATTCCCATTAGCTAAAACAAAATCTTGCTTGTTAATAAGAAATATTTTATCTTTACCTATCAATATCCATTGACTCAAGAATGATCCTATGGGGACAAAAATTGATAGTTGAAGTAACTGAGCTCTACTTCTTATTCTGCCTCCAAGAAGAGATACGATTGAAGCACAAACTAATAAAATAAAAAATAAATTGTTATTGATAATAATTTCTGGGTCAGGCCAAATAAGACTAGCTATTGATACCCAAGTTAAAGCTGTTATGCTTCCCATTCCTTGGGATATTATTAAAGCCGGCGGAATTATAATAGATAATGGACTTATGGTTGAAGCCAAGGCTAATTTCGTAACTTGTACTGCTAAAAGAAGAGTAATAATCAAGAAGATCTGTCTTGAAGAAATTGTGGGATTCTCTTTTTTTGAAACTAATATCAAAACTACTGTACTAATAAGTATTTCAGTAAAGGTCAAAAACCAAGAAAAAATATCTGAAATATTTAAAGGCGAGTTAAGAAGTAGTTTATAAGAAGAAATTATTGAAATTAAAATGCATACTAAAAAAATAATGAGATTATCTATTCTTGAAATTTTAATTGGTTCTTTTACTGGGACTTGACTTCGACTCCACAGATAAGACAATTTCTTTAGGGTAGTTGTGATGTTTTGCACAGAATATAGATAAATCTATTTGAATAATTTAAAATTATAGGCATGTTAGGTGTAAAAAGGAGATGTTTTTCTAAATGTCATTAAAATTAGACGGCAAAAAATTATCTCTTGAAATTGAAGAAAGATTAACTAAATATATCTCTATTAATAAAAATATTGCAAAAAGAGCTCCTGGTTTAGCTGTAATAAGAATAGGTGAAGACCTCGCGAGTGGTGTTTACGTTAACAATAAGGAAAAAGCATGTTCAAGAATCGGAATAAAGAGCTTTATCTTTCATCTAAAAGATAGTGTAGAGCAAAAAGAAGTTGAACAATTAATAATCAAACTTAATTCTGATAAGGATATCGATGGAATGTTACTACAACTTCCCATCCCAAAGAAGTTTGACGAGCAAAAACTGATCAGCCATATTAATCCAAGCAAAGATGTAGATGGACTAAATGAGATAAATATCGGCAAACTAGTGAAAAATGAGCCTGCGATGAGATCATGCACACCAGCAGGAATTATTAATTTATTAAGATCCCAGAATATTACAATTGAAGGCAAGAAAATTGTTGTCATAGGGAGAAGTTTGCTTGTTGGGAAACCCCTATCACTTATGTTTTTGAATCTAAATGGCACGGTAACAGTTACTCACTCAAAAACATTAAATTTGAATAAAGTTTGTAGAGAAGCAGACATACTAATTGCGGCTGCAGGAAAACCCAATCTTGTAGATTCGAGTTTTGTGAAAGAAGGAGCAGTAATTATTGATGTTGGAATACATAGATTAAAAAGTTCCGATAAAAGTCAAACCAGATTATGTGGCGATGTATTATTAGAAGATGTCATTTCTAAAGTATTTGCTTACACACCTGTACCAGGAGGTGTTGGACCAATGACAGTAACAATGTTACTTGTCAATACTATTTTTAGCTGGCAAAAACAATTTGGTTTATCATCAACTCTTAATGACCTTTTGCCATAAGCTCCAAGATGATTTTTTTTTTACTAAAGGTATAAAATGACTGAAGTTGAAAATAGTATTTCTGATTTTGAAAAATATCTTAAAAACACAAAAAAGGTTGTAGAAGAAGCACTTGATTTTTCCTTGGGCCCTGAGAATCCTGAAATATTAAGAGAATCAATGAGATATTCCCTATTAGCTGGAGGGAAAAGAATACGTCCAATTTTATGTTTAGCATCTTGCGCACTGGCTGGAGGAGAACCCTCTCTCGCAGTTCCTACTGCGGTAGCGATAGAAATGATCCATACAATGTCCTTGATTCATGATGATCTACCCGCCATGGATAATGATGACTTGAGGAGAGGTAGGCCTACTAATCATAAGGTATATGGAGATGCAATAGCTATTCTTGCAGGTGATGCCTTGTTAACAAGGGCCTTTGAAATGGTCTCTTTAAGAAGCCCTGGAGTCGATCCAAATAGATTATTAAATGTAGTTGGTGAATTATCCCTAGTTGCTGGTGCACCAGGCCTAGTAGGGGGACAAGTTGTTGATTTGGAATGCGAAGGCAAAGAAGTTGACCTTGAAACTCTCGAATATATTCATCTTCACAAAACTGGGGCTTTATTAAAGGCCTGCGTAAGAACAGGCGCGATGATCGCAGGAGCTAACGAAAAATTATTACAAGCTCTGACAACATATGCTGAGGGAATTGGTTTAGCCTTCCAAATAATAGATGATATTCTTGATTTAACTTCCAGTAGTGAAAAGCTTGGTAAAACTGCCGGCAAAGATCTTTTAGCTGACAAGACTACTTATCCTAAATTACTTGGAATGGAGGAGTCAAAGAAAAGAGCATTTGATTTAGTTGAAAAAGCAAAAAAAGCAATTAAACCTTGGGGTGAAGATGCAAAGTATTTAACATCGTTAGCCGACTTTATTACAAATAGAGACAGATAATTATTTTTACTTTATGACTGAGTTTTTTCCTTTTTTTAATAATTCAGTTCTTTTCTGGAGCCTAGTATCCTGTTTGCTAGCTCAATTTTTTAAAATTGTATTCAATTTCTTTTCAACTGGAGAGATAAGATTTGGAATTATGTTCGAGACGGGCGGAATGCCCTCAAGTCATTCCGCCTTAATAACTGGTGCTACATCTGGGATAGGTTATGAAATAGGATTTGATAGCTCTATATTCGCATTATCAGTTGCAGTAGCACTAATAGTGATGTATGACGCTAGTGGTGTTAGAAAATCAGCTGGGATTCAAGCTGCAGAAATTAATAAACTATCAAAAAAACTAAACCCACAATCTGAATTAATGTTAAAAGAAACCCTGGGTCATACAAAAATTGAGGTCATGGTGGGGAGTTTCTTAGGACCATTAATTACTTTGCCTGGATTGTTTTTTTTGGGTTCTCCTCTCAAAATATTTAATTTGATAATAAATTAAGAATGCTTTGAAAAAGTAATCTGGGTGGCATCTATAAAGTTTTTTGCGACTTCTGGAGAACTTGGCAAATGTAAGTGAATCCAACTTGCATGTAATTTTTCATCAAAAAAGCCTTCATTTTTGTATTCAGTAGTCCAAGATTTAATTTTCCATGGGGAGGAAAGTTTCTTCTGATACTCAGCTTTTCCAAAATCAAGTTCAGATAAATTATTTTCAATTTCCCAATAATGAAATTCATGTCCTCTAATTAATTGATTTTGTTTAATGATCGGAGTGTCTTTTAAACCCTCAATGTATCTATAACCTAGTGAAAGTTTACTTTTTTTTGATCTAAAAGGCAGGATGCCACTCATTTTATGATTATTACCATTTTCATCTTTTATACAGTCTCCTAAAATCATCATCCCTCCGCACTCAGCATATATAAATCCATTTTTGCGGAATTTCCTTAACGAATTTAAGCTTTTTGTAGAATTACTTATATGATCAGCATATTTTTCAGGAAACCCCCCAGGAATAATTAAAGAAGAAGCTTCATTAGGTATTTCTTCATCATCATAAATACTCCATGAAATCAATGGTATGCCTATTTCACTTAAAAATTCTTTAGTTTCAGGGTATTGAAAATGAAAGATTTTATCTTCTGCAATAGCGATAGGTTTACTTTTGTCTATTTTAAAATCTTGAAGATTTACAGAATTAAATATTTTCTTTTTAGGAGATTTCAAGAATTTAGAAAGAGAACACACATCAAGATTTCTTTCAGCGAAATTTGCAAAATATTCAACATCAATTTCTTTTCCATTATCCAATGGAGATACCAAACCTAAATTAGCTTTGTTTAAAGTTATTTTTGAATCAGATGGTAAAAAACCAAGAATTGCGATGTCTTCATTTTTAAAAACTTCTTTGATTAATTTTTTATGTCTATCTGAATTAACGTTGTTAAATATAATTCCTGCTATTGACAACTCACTATCGAAATCTCTAAAACCTCGAATAGTCGCCAAAAGAGAAGCTACTTGACCTCTAGCATTAACAATAAAAATTATTGGGGCATGGAGAAGTTTAGAGATATTTGCTGTGCTGGAATAGGTTGTTGACCCTAATCCATCAAACAGACCCATTGCTCCTTCGATTAATGAGAATTCATATTTCAAAGAATGTTTAAAAAAACTTTCTTGAACCCATTCCTCACCACTTAAAAAAATATCTAAATTCCTACAAATAGGTTGGCCAATTGAACTAAGTTGTTGTTGATCAAGATAATCTGGGCCAACCTTGAAAGTTTGTATCTTTATACCTTTTGAGAACGCCCAACAAGATAGCAAAAGCGATAATGTAGTTTTTCCACTATCAGTTGAAGGAGAAGATATTACACAAGGCATCTATTAGTTATTAAAACCATTAAATATTTGAAGGGCAATCTTAATAGAATTTTCAAAAAGAGGACTGGTTTTTCCTCTACTACTTCCCAACAATTTACTAACTTCGTACTCTGATGTAGAAAAAGAATTTGGAACAACTTGTTCTATTAATTCCATATTAGCCATTCCCCCTGCTTCAAGTCTCATACATTCCACTGATTCACAGCCAAGTATTACACAAGTGTTATTTTTTTGAACCTCACTAATTTTTGAAATCAGCCTCAATCCAATAACTTGTCCTAAATGAATTCTTGGATTTCCCAAAGATAAGGGATTAATTGATGCAGAGATTATTTCGCCATTAATTCTTTCAAACTCTATTTTTGTTGATTCTGCATCCCTTGCAACTGTTAGAAAAGACCAACCAAGTTTATCGCTAATCCATGAAATCATAAACAAAGCTTGAATCATATGATCTCCTGCGATATCAATGTCAATATCAGTAATATGATCTAAAATTGGTCTTCTCGAAGGCGGATCAAAAATCATTGCCAATGATTCTCTCCAATTTTTCAATCTAACCCAATTCAAATCATTAATAGCTTTATTTGAATTATTTAATTGATCTAAAACTTTTAAACATCTTTGAGGCGATCCAAGGGCAGTATCAATTATTAACCTTAGACCATAATTAGTAAAATATTCAAAGATTTCAGGCGATTCATCCAAGCTTCCATTCCACCACAACCATTTAGGTAATTCATCAATAGATAATTCATTTATTATTTTTAATCCTTTATTAGATATTGCAGCCGAGTCCCCCCTAATAACAACTAAATCGCCACATATAGGTTGCATAGCTGGAGTGTCACTTAATGGACAGTAAGCCGATACAAAAGTTTTGATACCTGAATTTTTATTTAATGTTGGAGCTAAAGTTATTAATCTTCTTGGATTCAAAGTACTTATTGATGATTCAAAAAATTGTCCTCTAAAATCTTCAAAGTCTTTATTTGATAAATTTTCCTTCAACAAATTCAATAATTCTTCACTATTAAGGGAAGTAGTGATAGGAAGTCCTTGATCTAATATAAATTTCTTAGCAACTTCAATTATCTCTGGACTTAAATTTCCAGTAATTGGTCCATTTACCAATCCTTTTTGAACCAAACATTGTTCTAGCCAAGCAGGCTGCCAGACCATTAATGTAAAAGTATTAGCTCCACTATTTTCTTTATCTTCTGAAATCCATAATTTATTAAGGTAATTAGAAATTTCCTGATAAGGCAGCTCTAATGGGGCTTGGAGTGTTAGTTGAGGTTTCATTTTTAAGGTCTGCGCCAGAAAATATCATCTTTTGAAATTAATTGATCAGACTCAGGAGGTCCCCAAGTCATAGATTCATAATTATAAATAGGTAACTTCCAAGGAGAATTATCCATCAATTCTATTAATGGCGTATAAAGCTTCCATGCGGCCTCTACTTCATCACTTCGAGTAAATAAGGTTGGGTCAGAAAGCATTGCATCAGCTAATAATCTTACATAGCCTTCATCTGAAGGTTCTCCAAATGATTCATCATAAGAAAATTCCATCTCAACAGGTCTTGATTTCATTCCAGAACCAGGAGATTTTACCTCAAATCTGAAAGTAGCCCCTTCATTTGGCTGAATTCTAAGGATAAGTTGATTTGGGGCAGGATTTATTATTGTTGATTCAAATAAATGAACAGGTACGTCTTTAAAAGTCAAGACTATTTCTCCAAGTCTTTTAGGTAGTCTTTTACCTGTTCTCAAATAAAAAGGAACCCCTTGCCAACGCCAGTTATCAACGAAAACTTTTGTCGCAATATAAGTTTCTGTTGTGCTATTACAATTAACACCATCTTCCTGCCTATATCCTTTGAGTCGATTTGAAATATTTCCTCCCTCTCCGTATTGACCTCTTATGCAACAATTCCACGGTTCATTCTCGTCAGCAAGTTTTGAAGCTTGAAGAACCTTAGCTTTTTCATTCCTTATCGCTTCTGGTTCAAACTTTCCAGGAGGTTCCATTGCAGTAACAGCAAGCATTTGAGTCATATGATTTTGAAGCATATCCCTTAGAGCACCAGAGCTTTCGTAATAACCTGCTCTATCTTCAACACCCACTGTTTCAGATGAAGTAATTTGAACACTTGATATATAATTTCTATTCCAGATAGGTTCAAAAATAGTGTTGGCAAACCTCAAGACAAGAATATTCTGAACTGTCTCTTTACCTAAATAATGATCTATCCTGTAAATCTGACTTTCTTCAGCGCAACTTTGAACGATCTTATTCAATTTTTTTGCACTTGAATAATCTCTTCCAAAAGGTTTTTCAATCACTAAACGACTTTTCTTAGGGTCATCTAAAAGGCTAGCTGCTTTAAGAGCTTTACATCCACTTGCATAGTAATTCGGAGATACGGATAAATAAAATGTTCTATTCCCATGAGTAGCTTGTGTTTTATCAATTTCATTTAATCTTCTAGAAAGCCTTAAGACATGCTCACTTTGTTGTAAGTCAACTGGTTCATAGAAAAGATAATTAGAAAATTGTTCCCACTCCCTTTCTTTACCAGATATTTGATTTGTTAGCTTTGCTTTCATCTTTTCTCTAAACTCATTATCAGTCCAAGGTCTTCTCGCACAACCAATTATCCCAAATTCACTAGGAATTCTTCTTTGCAAAAAGAGTTCAAATAAGGCTGGTATTAATTTTCTATGAGTAAGGTCTCCACTAGCCCCAAATATTACTAAGCATTGTGGAGATATGACTCTTTCCTGTCGTAAACCTAATCTTAGAGGATTACTTAAAGTTGAAGGCATATTTTTAGTATTCTTTATCTAAAATCCTCCTTTTTTCAAATATTAGCTACATATTGTGTCTAAACCAAAAAGTATTTAGTAGGTGAAACTTAAATCTAAATATCAAAGATTTAGTAAGTTTCTACGTGCCATCTTCCTGCCTTTTTTAATTGAGGTCTTAATTCGGACCAGTTTAACCCTTTTTCTTCTGCCGCCTTAGTCATTGCTTCATCTATTCCAGGTTCCATACCTTTTAATCCACAAAGATATATGTGTGTTTTTTCATCTTCAATCATATTAAAAAGTTCATTGGCTGACTCTAAAACTCTGTCTTGAATGTACATTCTTCCACCTTTTGTATTTTGCTGCTCACGACTAATAGCTTTTGTATATTTAAAATTATCTGGATTATCTACAAGGTATCTTTGAAGATCTTCTTCGTATAACAAATTAGCTGATTTTGGTGCACCCATAAATAACCAAGCTTTACCCTTGAAATTCCATTTATTTTTTTCTTTTTCAGTTGGTTCGAACATTCTTCTTAAATAAGCCCTCATTGGTGCTATTCCAGTTCCAGTGGCCAACATAACAATGTTTGAATCCTCTTCATCAGGGAGAAGCATTTCTTTACCTACAGGACCTGTTATTTTTACTTTATCTCCAGGCTTAATATCACATAAGTAAGTAGAGCAAACACCATTAATGGTTTCACCATCTTTTTCATACTGAAGCTGTCTTACGCAAAGAGAGACTGTATTTCCATTAAAATCATCTCCATGTCTGGTACTAGCTATTGAGTACAGTCTTAATTTGTGAGGTTTTCCATTAGCATCTTCACCAGCAGGCATGATACCAATACTTTGACCTTCAACATAATTTAAGAATGGATCACTATCTTTAAGGTCGAAAGTTATGTGATTAACTCTACCAATTGCTCCTTCTTTGAGAAGACTATAGTTTTGAATGACTGTACCCTCGAATGGTGTCTTAGGACGGTAAATATTGACTGGAACATCTGCATGTTTTTTCTTAGCCACTTTAGAAGTTTCTGTTTTCGGAGCTTCTATTTTTGAAGTTTCTGCTTTTGAAATAGCTGGTTTTTTTTGTTCCACAGCTTTTGATTCAGGTTTTTTTGTTTTTACATCTTCAACAAATTTTAAAGCTCTTTTATTAAAAGTTGTAAGTATAAAATAAAAAACAGCTATTACCACTGGTATATGAGCTAATCCCCCTGCGATTACTTTTGCTTGTGAATACATTTTTTAAATTTCTTTAATAAAAGATTATCAATTTGTAGTTTAATTTGTAGGGATTTTACAAAAATGGTTACGTTTTGAGATCGGAATAAATAGATGAAATTATTTTTATTTTTCAGTATTTATTGTTTTTATCAGTATAGTTACACAGAAATAATTTTTATCTAGTTAAAAATTTATTGTATGAACAATCCTCAAGAATCAATGAATCATTATAAAGAAAGTGATTTCAGGACAATTGAGCAGACGATGGAAAAGCTTTCTGGAGGAACAAGACGACTTGCAGCTCAACTTACAACTTCTGCAAGTTTCGATTCTCTATGGAGTGTTTTAACAGATTATGATCGACTAAATCTTTACATACCAAATCTGTTATCTAGCAAAAAAATCTTTCAGAACGGAAATAATGTACATCTTAAACAAGTTGGGGCTCAGGATTTCCTTGGCGTGAAATTTTCAGCGGAAGTAACTATAGATTTATTCGAAGATAAGGCGCTTGGCCTTTTAAAATTCAATTTAATAAAAGGAGACTTCAGGAAGTTTGAAGGTAGCTGGAAAATCCAAAATATTAAAAATACTTCAAAGAATTCATTAATTTACGATCTCACTGTTCAAGGTTGTCAGTGGATGCCCATAGGGATGATAGAAAATAGACTAAAAAAAGATCTGTCAGAAAATTTAATTGCTGTTGATAAGCAAGCAAAATCTTCAACAAAATAACTTGAAATTTAAATTAATAGCCCCAAGGGGATTCGAACCCCTGTCGCCTCCGTGAAAGGGAGGTGTCCTAGGCCTCTAGACGATGGGGCCCAAGAAATTAGCATGATAGCTTATTAAAAACTAAGAGTAAGGCTAGCCTTTCGTCAAGTATTGTTGCTCTTTGTTTTGTCCTTGCCACACAGGAACGGTGAAATGGAAGCAGGATCCTATACCAATATCAGATACTACCCATATTCT
This window of the Prochlorococcus marinus XMU1410 genome carries:
- a CDS encoding HDIG domain-containing metalloprotein, producing MQNITTTLKKLSYLWSRSQVPVKEPIKISRIDNLIIFLVCILISIISSYKLLLNSPLNISDIFSWFLTFTEILISTVVLILVSKKENPTISSRQIFLIITLLLAVQVTKLALASTISPLSIIIPPALIISQGMGSITALTWVSIASLIWPDPEIIINNNLFFILLVCASIVSLLGGRIRSRAQLLQLSIFVPIGSFLSQWILIGKDKIFLINKQDFVLANGNIFSDSLLLAIAMLFTILFIPIFESIFGLLTKARLLELADKEKPLIRRLSLEAPGTFEHTLLICGLAEEATRIIGGDIDLIKTGGLYHDVGKLHAPNWFIENQDGSKNPHDELDDPIKSAEVLQAHVDEGLKFARKNRLPKLITNFIPEHQGTLKMGYFFQKAKEKNLDINEYNFRYKGPIPQSKETAILMLADGCEAALRALNINASDKEALKTISNIIYSRQKDGQLDDSNLSKGEIFLIRRAFLNVWKRIRHRRIQYPTSKNNTFS
- the folD gene encoding bifunctional methylenetetrahydrofolate dehydrogenase/methenyltetrahydrofolate cyclohydrolase FolD; protein product: MSLKLDGKKLSLEIEERLTKYISINKNIAKRAPGLAVIRIGEDLASGVYVNNKEKACSRIGIKSFIFHLKDSVEQKEVEQLIIKLNSDKDIDGMLLQLPIPKKFDEQKLISHINPSKDVDGLNEINIGKLVKNEPAMRSCTPAGIINLLRSQNITIEGKKIVVIGRSLLVGKPLSLMFLNLNGTVTVTHSKTLNLNKVCREADILIAAAGKPNLVDSSFVKEGAVIIDVGIHRLKSSDKSQTRLCGDVLLEDVISKVFAYTPVPGGVGPMTVTMLLVNTIFSWQKQFGLSSTLNDLLP
- the crtE gene encoding geranylgeranyl diphosphate synthase CrtE → MTEVENSISDFEKYLKNTKKVVEEALDFSLGPENPEILRESMRYSLLAGGKRIRPILCLASCALAGGEPSLAVPTAVAIEMIHTMSLIHDDLPAMDNDDLRRGRPTNHKVYGDAIAILAGDALLTRAFEMVSLRSPGVDPNRLLNVVGELSLVAGAPGLVGGQVVDLECEGKEVDLETLEYIHLHKTGALLKACVRTGAMIAGANEKLLQALTTYAEGIGLAFQIIDDILDLTSSSEKLGKTAGKDLLADKTTYPKLLGMEESKKRAFDLVEKAKKAIKPWGEDAKYLTSLADFITNRDR
- a CDS encoding divergent PAP2 family protein, producing the protein MTEFFPFFNNSVLFWSLVSCLLAQFFKIVFNFFSTGEIRFGIMFETGGMPSSHSALITGATSGIGYEIGFDSSIFALSVAVALIVMYDASGVRKSAGIQAAEINKLSKKLNPQSELMLKETLGHTKIEVMVGSFLGPLITLPGLFFLGSPLKIFNLIIN
- a CDS encoding cobyrinate a,c-diamide synthase, which encodes MPCVISSPSTDSGKTTLSLLLSCWAFSKGIKIQTFKVGPDYLDQQQLSSIGQPICRNLDIFLSGEEWVQESFFKHSLKYEFSLIEGAMGLFDGLGSTTYSSTANISKLLHAPIIFIVNARGQVASLLATIRGFRDFDSELSIAGIIFNNVNSDRHKKLIKEVFKNEDIAILGFLPSDSKITLNKANLGLVSPLDNGKEIDVEYFANFAERNLDVCSLSKFLKSPKKKIFNSVNLQDFKIDKSKPIAIAEDKIFHFQYPETKEFLSEIGIPLISWSIYDDEEIPNEASSLIIPGGFPEKYADHISNSTKSLNSLRKFRKNGFIYAECGGMMILGDCIKDENGNNHKMSGILPFRSKKSKLSLGYRYIEGLKDTPIIKQNQLIRGHEFHYWEIENNLSELDFGKAEYQKKLSSPWKIKSWTTEYKNEGFFDEKLHASWIHLHLPSSPEVAKNFIDATQITFSKHS
- a CDS encoding glucose-6-phosphate dehydrogenase assembly protein OpcA: MKPQLTLQAPLELPYQEISNYLNKLWISEDKENSGANTFTLMVWQPAWLEQCLVQKGLVNGPITGNLSPEIIEVAKKFILDQGLPITTSLNSEELLNLLKENLSNKDFEDFRGQFFESSISTLNPRRLITLAPTLNKNSGIKTFVSAYCPLSDTPAMQPICGDLVVIRGDSAAISNKGLKIINELSIDELPKWLWWNGSLDESPEIFEYFTNYGLRLIIDTALGSPQRCLKVLDQLNNSNKAINDLNWVRLKNWRESLAMIFDPPSRRPILDHITDIDIDIAGDHMIQALFMISWISDKLGWSFLTVARDAESTKIEFERINGEIISASINPLSLGNPRIHLGQVIGLRLISKISEVQKNNTCVILGCESVECMRLEAGGMANMELIEQVVPNSFSTSEYEVSKLLGSSRGKTSPLFENSIKIALQIFNGFNN
- the zwf gene encoding glucose-6-phosphate dehydrogenase → MPSTLSNPLRLGLRQERVISPQCLVIFGASGDLTHRKLIPALFELFLQRRIPSEFGIIGCARRPWTDNEFREKMKAKLTNQISGKEREWEQFSNYLFYEPVDLQQSEHVLRLSRRLNEIDKTQATHGNRTFYLSVSPNYYASGCKALKAASLLDDPKKSRLVIEKPFGRDYSSAKKLNKIVQSCAEESQIYRIDHYLGKETVQNILVLRFANTIFEPIWNRNYISSVQITSSETVGVEDRAGYYESSGALRDMLQNHMTQMLAVTAMEPPGKFEPEAIRNEKAKVLQASKLADENEPWNCCIRGQYGEGGNISNRLKGYRQEDGVNCNSTTETYIATKVFVDNWRWQGVPFYLRTGKRLPKRLGEIVLTFKDVPVHLFESTIINPAPNQLILRIQPNEGATFRFEVKSPGSGMKSRPVEMEFSYDESFGEPSDEGYVRLLADAMLSDPTLFTRSDEVEAAWKLYTPLIELMDNSPWKLPIYNYESMTWGPPESDQLISKDDIFWRRP
- a CDS encoding FAD-binding oxidoreductase encodes the protein MYSQAKVIAGGLAHIPVVIAVFYFILTTFNKRALKFVEDVKTKKPESKAVEQKKPAISKAETSKIEAPKTETSKVAKKKHADVPVNIYRPKTPFEGTVIQNYSLLKEGAIGRVNHITFDLKDSDPFLNYVEGQSIGIMPAGEDANGKPHKLRLYSIASTRHGDDFNGNTVSLCVRQLQYEKDGETINGVCSTYLCDIKPGDKVKITGPVGKEMLLPDEEDSNIVMLATGTGIAPMRAYLRRMFEPTEKEKNKWNFKGKAWLFMGAPKSANLLYEEDLQRYLVDNPDNFKYTKAISREQQNTKGGRMYIQDRVLESANELFNMIEDEKTHIYLCGLKGMEPGIDEAMTKAAEEKGLNWSELRPQLKKAGRWHVETY
- a CDS encoding SRPBCC family protein, coding for MNNPQESMNHYKESDFRTIEQTMEKLSGGTRRLAAQLTTSASFDSLWSVLTDYDRLNLYIPNLLSSKKIFQNGNNVHLKQVGAQDFLGVKFSAEVTIDLFEDKALGLLKFNLIKGDFRKFEGSWKIQNIKNTSKNSLIYDLTVQGCQWMPIGMIENRLKKDLSENLIAVDKQAKSSTK